From a single Candidatus Eisenbacteria bacterium genomic region:
- a CDS encoding VOC family protein: MVSIRGVYEVAIKVRDLKAAEPFYRDVLGFEVGLRDARRPWVFMRAGTDGMIVLQEQADVPQQHFAFTVTEGDIAVAAAELRRRGIAIEGPMVHEWIPAKSLYFADPDGHDVELCAPLPRR, translated from the coding sequence ATGGTGAGCATCCGCGGCGTGTACGAGGTCGCCATCAAGGTGCGCGACCTGAAGGCAGCCGAGCCGTTCTATCGCGACGTGCTCGGCTTCGAGGTCGGGCTGCGCGACGCGCGCCGTCCATGGGTCTTCATGCGCGCCGGCACTGACGGCATGATCGTCCTCCAGGAGCAGGCCGACGTGCCGCAGCAACACTTCGCGTTCACCGTGACCGAGGGCGACATCGCCGTCGCCGCCGCCGAGCTCCGCCGCCGCGGCATCGCCATCGAGGGCCCCATGGTGCACGAGTGGATTCCCGCCAAGTCGCTCTACTTCGCCGACCCGGATGGACACGACGTCGAGCTGTGCGCACCGCTGCCGCGCCGATGA